A stretch of the Sphingomonas sp. CL5.1 genome encodes the following:
- a CDS encoding integrase arm-type DNA-binding domain-containing protein, with translation MALSDIAIRNAKPGMHPEKPELNGRPYKLFDGGGLHLVIMPTGGKLWRLKYRVAGKEKLLSLGAYPALSLAAARKAAGKAREALAGGSDPALEKRRAKAKAKAGAGDTFAAIAKEYIAKKKREGAAAATLLKLEYHVANLTDIGTIPVGQLTATDILVPLRKVERRGNLHAAGRALQFTGQVLRYAVATARLSSDPSRDLRGALEAPKVKHRAAITDPVKLGGLLRAIDGYEGKGSLTGMAMQLAAYLAQRPGEIRQMRWEELDLSGAVWNIPATRTKMRKVHAVPLSGQVLAILTALQGLTGGGEGYRGYVFPSVRSRARPMSENTLNAALRRLGYSKEEATTHGWRATAKTLLLESGKWSRDIIDRWQSRGPNDALGSAYDRTEYWAERVAMAQWWSDYLDMLRKGADIVPIKTRGAGK, from the coding sequence ATGGCCCTTTCCGATATAGCAATTCGCAACGCCAAGCCGGGGATGCACCCGGAAAAGCCCGAACTGAACGGGAGGCCCTACAAGCTGTTTGACGGCGGCGGTCTTCACCTTGTGATCATGCCTACCGGGGGCAAGCTGTGGCGGCTCAAATACCGCGTGGCGGGTAAAGAGAAGCTGCTATCGCTTGGGGCCTATCCAGCACTGTCTTTGGCGGCCGCCCGCAAGGCCGCCGGCAAAGCGCGGGAAGCATTGGCTGGAGGTAGCGATCCGGCGCTGGAGAAGCGGCGCGCCAAAGCGAAGGCCAAGGCTGGCGCAGGCGACACGTTCGCCGCCATCGCAAAGGAATATATCGCCAAAAAGAAGCGGGAGGGCGCGGCGGCGGCAACGCTGTTGAAGCTGGAATACCATGTTGCGAACCTGACCGACATTGGAACCATCCCTGTTGGCCAGCTCACCGCGACGGATATTCTTGTTCCGTTGCGCAAGGTGGAGCGGCGCGGCAATCTGCACGCAGCCGGGCGGGCGCTGCAATTCACCGGGCAGGTGCTTCGCTATGCCGTCGCCACCGCTCGCCTCAGCAGCGATCCCAGCCGGGATTTGCGCGGCGCGCTCGAAGCTCCCAAGGTGAAGCACCGGGCCGCGATAACGGACCCGGTGAAGCTGGGCGGATTGCTTCGCGCCATCGATGGCTACGAAGGCAAGGGCAGTCTCACCGGCATGGCCATGCAACTCGCCGCCTATCTGGCGCAACGCCCGGGCGAGATACGGCAAATGCGGTGGGAGGAATTGGACCTATCCGGGGCTGTCTGGAATATTCCGGCGACTCGGACGAAAATGCGCAAGGTCCATGCGGTGCCGCTATCCGGGCAGGTGCTTGCCATCCTCACCGCATTGCAGGGCCTCACCGGCGGCGGCGAAGGCTATCGGGGCTATGTGTTCCCCTCTGTGCGCAGCCGCGCCCGGCCAATGTCGGAAAACACCCTCAACGCGGCTCTGAGGCGGCTGGGCTATTCCAAGGAGGAAGCGACCACGCACGGCTGGCGCGCCACCGCCAAAACCCTGTTGCTGGAAAGCGGGAAGTGGAGCCGCGACATAATCGATCGCTGGCAATCGCGCGGCCCCAATGACGCGCTGGGCAGCGCCTATGACCGCACAGAATACTGGGCGGAACGGGTAGCGATGGCGCAATGGTGGAGCGACTATCTGGATATGCTCCGCAAGGGCGCGGACATTGTGCCGATCAAGACGAGGGGCGCGGGCAAATGA
- a CDS encoding DNA gyrase inhibitor YacG, whose amino-acid sequence MTTSTCPICRRPSAPEHAPFCSRGCKDRDLLQWLGEGYRLPGPPVDPNGLDSGKDPD is encoded by the coding sequence ATGACGACGTCCACCTGTCCGATCTGCCGCCGTCCGTCGGCGCCCGAACACGCGCCCTTTTGCAGCCGTGGCTGCAAGGATCGCGACCTGCTGCAATGGCTGGGCGAAGGATATCGCCTGCCCGGCCCGCCGGTCGATCCAAACGGGCTGGACAGCGGCAAAGACCCCGACTAG
- the infA gene encoding translation initiation factor IF-1: protein MAKEELLEMRGQVVELLPNAMFRVRLENDHEILGHTAGKMRKNRIRVLVGDEVLVELTPYDLTKGRITYRFMPGRGGPGPQ from the coding sequence TTGGCGAAAGAAGAACTCCTCGAAATGCGCGGCCAGGTGGTCGAGCTGCTGCCCAATGCGATGTTCCGTGTCCGTCTTGAGAACGACCACGAGATCCTCGGCCATACCGCCGGCAAGATGCGCAAGAACCGCATCCGCGTGCTGGTCGGGGACGAGGTGCTGGTCGAGCTGACCCCCTATGACCTGACCAAGGGGCGGATCACCTACCGCTTCATGCCCGGCCGCGGCGGCCCCGGCCCGCAATAA
- a CDS encoding ribonuclease: MAEWLFEDGIGEARAALVAEGRILRARIVPDGAGPALGAIYAAQLIEPGVVRLPDGSPATLLRPPAGLTLGARLNVEVVREALPETGRRKPPRVIATDAAPRAAPSLRDTLDGPVRVLRAHEADALEEAGWSEVIEEALTGDIVFPGGALRMTPTPAMTLFDVDGDGPLDALAERAAAAVAAAIVRHDVGGSIGVDFPTIQGKEARQRVAAALDAELPQPFERTAMNGFGFLQIVRPRPRASLPELLRADPVGAAARAALRQIERTPPGAPGGHRLAPAVRARIEARADWLAELVRRTGRTPILQ, translated from the coding sequence TTGGCTGAATGGCTGTTCGAGGACGGGATCGGCGAGGCGCGCGCCGCGCTGGTCGCGGAAGGGCGCATCCTTCGCGCGCGAATCGTGCCCGATGGCGCAGGCCCTGCGCTGGGCGCGATATATGCTGCGCAACTGATCGAGCCGGGGGTCGTGCGGTTGCCGGATGGGAGCCCGGCGACGCTGCTGCGCCCGCCCGCCGGCCTGACGCTCGGCGCGCGGCTGAACGTCGAGGTGGTGCGCGAGGCATTGCCCGAAACCGGCCGGCGCAAGCCGCCGCGCGTGATCGCCACCGATGCCGCGCCGCGCGCCGCGCCTTCCCTGCGCGATACGCTCGATGGCCCGGTGCGGGTGCTGCGCGCGCATGAGGCCGACGCGCTGGAGGAAGCGGGCTGGTCCGAGGTGATCGAGGAGGCGCTGACCGGCGATATCGTTTTCCCCGGCGGAGCGTTGCGCATGACGCCGACTCCGGCGATGACCCTGTTCGACGTTGATGGTGACGGTCCGCTCGATGCGCTCGCCGAACGCGCGGCGGCGGCGGTCGCGGCGGCGATCGTGCGGCATGACGTCGGCGGCTCGATCGGCGTCGATTTCCCCACCATCCAGGGCAAGGAAGCGCGGCAGCGCGTCGCGGCGGCGCTCGATGCGGAATTGCCGCAGCCGTTCGAGCGCACCGCGATGAACGGCTTCGGCTTCCTTCAGATCGTCCGCCCGCGCCCACGTGCCTCGCTGCCGGAGCTGCTGCGCGCCGATCCCGTTGGCGCCGCCGCCCGCGCCGCGTTGCGCCAGATCGAGCGTACGCCTCCCGGCGCGCCCGGCGGGCATCGCCTCGCCCCCGCCGTGCGCGCGCGGATCGAGGCGCGCGCGGACTGGCTCGCGGAACTGGTGCGGCGCACCGGCCGCACCCCCATATTGCAATGA
- the thiL gene encoding thiamine-phosphate kinase — MIEAEFIAALRRLPLHPGALGLADDAARLGDYVLTTDTLVEGVHFLATDPPEDVAWKLVATNLSDLAAKGARPEGVLLNYPLGENKWDRAFLAGLATALAALDCPLIGGDTVSLPEGAARVLTLTAIGADAAAPTRGGALPGDRLWVTGTIGDAGAGLAIARGADGPVALLAAYRRPRPRVAEGRLLAAHVHAMMDVSDGLLIDAWRMAAASGCAVTIDLARVPLSAEYRATGGDALAAATAGDDYQLLFAAAPDSPPPVPATCVGAFAEGSGLSLTEGDRAVPLPPRLGFEHRA; from the coding sequence ATGATCGAAGCCGAGTTCATCGCCGCGCTGCGCCGCCTGCCGCTTCATCCCGGCGCGCTCGGGCTGGCCGACGACGCCGCGCGGCTCGGCGATTACGTCCTCACCACCGATACCCTGGTCGAGGGCGTGCATTTCCTCGCCACCGATCCGCCCGAGGACGTCGCGTGGAAGCTCGTCGCGACCAACCTCTCCGATCTCGCCGCCAAGGGCGCGCGGCCGGAGGGCGTGCTGCTCAACTATCCGCTGGGCGAGAACAAGTGGGACCGCGCCTTCCTCGCCGGGCTGGCGACCGCGCTGGCGGCGCTCGATTGCCCGCTGATCGGCGGGGATACGGTATCGCTGCCCGAGGGCGCGGCGCGCGTGCTCACGCTCACCGCGATCGGGGCGGACGCGGCCGCCCCGACGCGCGGCGGCGCGTTGCCGGGGGACCGGTTGTGGGTGACCGGGACGATCGGCGATGCGGGCGCGGGCCTTGCCATCGCGCGTGGAGCGGACGGGCCGGTCGCGTTGCTCGCCGCCTATCGCCGCCCGCGCCCGCGCGTCGCGGAGGGGCGGCTGCTCGCGGCGCACGTCCATGCGATGATGGACGTGTCGGACGGCCTGCTGATCGACGCGTGGCGGATGGCGGCGGCGAGCGGCTGCGCGGTGACGATCGACCTCGCCCGCGTGCCGCTCTCCGCCGAGTATCGTGCGACCGGCGGCGACGCGCTTGCCGCCGCGACCGCCGGCGACGACTATCAGCTCCTGTTCGCCGCCGCGCCGGACTCCCCGCCCCCCGTGCCGGCGACATGCGTCGGGGCGTTCGCGGAGGGCAGCGGCCTGTCGCTGACGGAGGGCGATCGCGCCGTGCCGCTGCCGCCCCGGCTAGGCTTCGAGCATCGCGCCTGA
- a CDS encoding nucleoside triphosphate pyrophosphatase, with product MPSVPPAPALVLASASPRRRDLLARIGVIPARIVAPDIDETPRKGERPRDYVRRVAAAKANAVERAPGEVILSADTTIALGRRILGKPADEAELRAMLALLSGRRHHCLSAVAVIDAAGRLRERLSDTVVVFKPLSAAEIDAYVASGEGMGKAGGYAIQGCAETWVRRLDGSHSGVVGLPLYETAALLRAAGIDLG from the coding sequence GTGCCCTCCGTTCCTCCGGCTCCGGCCCTCGTCCTCGCCTCCGCCTCGCCTCGGCGGCGCGATCTGCTGGCGCGCATCGGCGTGATCCCGGCGCGCATCGTCGCGCCCGATATCGACGAGACGCCGCGCAAGGGCGAACGCCCGCGCGATTACGTCCGTCGCGTCGCCGCCGCCAAGGCCAATGCGGTGGAGCGCGCGCCCGGCGAGGTGATCCTGAGCGCCGACACGACGATCGCGCTCGGTCGCCGCATCCTCGGCAAGCCGGCGGACGAAGCGGAATTGCGCGCCATGCTCGCGCTGCTCTCCGGCCGCCGCCACCATTGCCTGTCCGCCGTCGCGGTGATCGACGCCGCCGGCCGGTTGCGCGAGCGGCTGTCCGATACGGTCGTGGTGTTCAAGCCGCTCTCGGCGGCTGAGATCGATGCCTATGTCGCGAGCGGCGAGGGCATGGGCAAGGCGGGCGGCTATGCCATCCAGGGTTGCGCCGAAACCTGGGTGCGGCGGCTCGACGGATCGCATTCGGGCGTGGTCGGCCTGCCGCTCTACGAGACCGCCGCGTTGCTGCGCGCGGCGGGCATCGACCTTGGCTGA
- a CDS encoding tyrosine-type recombinase/integrase, whose product MSKPLKTKSPDAPIFAGPRGGPLSGMAMAMLLRRIDRLDITVHGFRSAFRDWAAEITTFPHEVCEMALAHVIANRAEAAYRRGDLITKRRELMDAWAAYFA is encoded by the coding sequence ATGAGCAAGCCCTTGAAAACCAAATCGCCCGATGCGCCGATCTTTGCCGGCCCGCGTGGCGGGCCGTTGTCCGGGATGGCGATGGCTATGCTGCTGCGCCGTATAGATCGTCTTGATATCACCGTGCACGGCTTCCGATCCGCATTCCGCGATTGGGCCGCCGAGATAACGACATTCCCACATGAGGTCTGCGAGATGGCGTTGGCCCACGTCATCGCCAACAGGGCTGAGGCCGCTTACAGGCGAGGTGACCTGATCACCAAGCGCCGCGAACTCATGGATGCATGGGCCGCTTACTTCGCCTAG
- a CDS encoding sodium-translocating pyrophosphatase — protein MTTVQIAILCGLLAVVYGFVTSRQVLRASPGNERMQDIAAAIQEGAKAYLARQYTTIAIVGVIVAVIIAVTLGLTSTIGFIIGAILSGVAGFVGMNISVRANVRTAEAARGSLQGGLTLAFRSGAVTGMLVAGLGLLAIASFFWYLTGPGGHAPNDRVIVESLTALAFGASLISIFARLGGGIFTKAADVGADLVGKVEAGIPEDDPRNPAVIADNVGDNVGDCAGMAADLFETYVVTLGVTMVSIALLVQADAAELMKLMSLPLIVGGVCIVTSIIGTYMVRLSGGSIMGALYKGFGTAAVLSIPAIYLVTRYTLGDLNAVIGAPGFLDQSGDALGGDLATNAAPVVAGGGFTGMDLFWCMLIGLAVTALIVWITEYYTGTNYRPVKSIARASETGHGTNVIQGLAVSLEATALPTLVIVVAVIAAYKLAGVIGIAFAATSMLALAGMVVALDAYGPVTDNAGGIAEMAGLPDDVRHKTDALDAVGNTTKAVTKGYAIGSAGLAALVLFGAYTTDLQTYFPNIQVDFSLSNPYVIVGLLLGALLPYLFGAFGMTAVGRAAGAVVEEVRGQFRDNPGIMEGTSRPNYGRTVDLVTRAAIREMIVPSLLPVLSPIVLYFVVSGVEDQAAGFAALGAMLLGVIVSGLFVALSMTSGGGAWDNAKKYIEDGHYGGKGSEAHKAAVTGDTVGDPYKDTAGPAVNPMIKITNIVALLLLAALAGHVAG, from the coding sequence ATGACGACAGTCCAAATCGCCATCCTCTGCGGCCTGCTGGCCGTGGTCTATGGCTTCGTGACCAGCCGGCAGGTGCTCCGCGCCTCGCCCGGCAACGAACGCATGCAGGATATCGCCGCCGCCATCCAGGAAGGCGCGAAAGCCTATCTGGCGCGGCAATACACCACCATCGCCATCGTCGGCGTGATCGTCGCCGTCATCATCGCCGTCACGCTCGGCCTCACCTCCACGATCGGCTTCATCATCGGCGCGATCCTGTCGGGTGTCGCCGGCTTCGTCGGCATGAACATCTCGGTGCGCGCCAACGTGCGCACCGCGGAAGCGGCACGCGGCTCGCTGCAGGGCGGCCTGACGCTGGCGTTCCGCTCCGGCGCGGTGACGGGCATGCTGGTCGCGGGGCTTGGGCTGCTCGCGATCGCTTCCTTCTTCTGGTACCTCACCGGGCCGGGCGGCCATGCGCCGAACGACCGGGTGATCGTCGAATCGCTGACGGCGCTGGCCTTCGGCGCGTCGCTGATCTCGATCTTCGCGCGTCTCGGCGGCGGCATCTTCACCAAGGCGGCTGACGTCGGCGCGGACCTCGTCGGCAAGGTCGAGGCCGGCATCCCCGAGGACGACCCCCGCAACCCGGCGGTGATCGCGGATAACGTCGGCGACAATGTCGGCGACTGCGCCGGCATGGCGGCCGATCTGTTCGAAACCTATGTCGTGACGCTTGGCGTGACGATGGTGTCGATCGCCTTGCTCGTGCAGGCGGACGCGGCCGAATTGATGAAGCTGATGTCGCTGCCGCTGATCGTCGGCGGCGTGTGCATCGTCACCTCGATCATCGGCACCTATATGGTGCGGCTCAGCGGCGGCTCGATCATGGGCGCGCTCTACAAGGGCTTCGGCACCGCCGCCGTGCTCTCGATCCCGGCGATCTATCTCGTCACGAGATATACGCTGGGCGATCTCAACGCCGTGATCGGCGCGCCCGGCTTCCTCGATCAGTCCGGCGACGCGCTGGGCGGCGATCTCGCCACCAATGCCGCGCCGGTGGTCGCCGGCGGGGGATTCACCGGCATGGACCTGTTCTGGTGCATGCTGATCGGCCTCGCGGTGACGGCGCTGATCGTGTGGATCACCGAATATTACACCGGCACCAACTATCGCCCGGTGAAGTCGATCGCGCGCGCCTCCGAAACGGGGCACGGCACCAACGTCATCCAGGGCCTCGCCGTCAGCCTGGAGGCGACCGCGCTGCCGACGCTGGTGATCGTCGTCGCGGTGATCGCGGCATACAAGCTCGCCGGCGTGATCGGCATCGCCTTCGCCGCGACCTCGATGCTGGCGCTGGCCGGCATGGTGGTGGCGCTCGACGCCTACGGCCCGGTCACCGACAATGCCGGCGGCATCGCGGAGATGGCCGGCCTGCCCGACGACGTGCGCCACAAGACCGACGCGCTCGACGCGGTGGGCAACACCACCAAGGCCGTCACCAAGGGCTATGCGATCGGCTCCGCCGGCCTCGCCGCGCTGGTGCTGTTCGGCGCCTATACCACTGATCTGCAGACCTATTTCCCCAACATTCAGGTCGATTTCAGCCTGTCCAACCCCTATGTCATCGTCGGGCTGCTGCTGGGGGCGCTGCTCCCCTATCTGTTCGGCGCGTTCGGCATGACGGCGGTGGGCCGCGCGGCCGGCGCGGTCGTCGAGGAGGTGCGCGGCCAGTTCCGCGACAATCCCGGTATCATGGAAGGCACCAGCCGCCCGAACTACGGCCGCACCGTCGATCTCGTCACCCGCGCCGCGATCCGCGAGATGATCGTGCCCTCGCTGCTGCCGGTGCTGTCGCCGATCGTGCTCTATTTCGTCGTCAGCGGCGTGGAGGATCAGGCGGCCGGCTTCGCGGCGCTGGGCGCGATGCTGCTCGGTGTGATCGTCTCCGGCCTGTTCGTCGCGCTGTCGATGACCAGCGGCGGCGGCGCGTGGGACAATGCCAAGAAATATATCGAGGACGGCCATTACGGCGGCAAGGGATCGGAAGCGCACAAGGCCGCCGTCACCGGCGACACGGTGGGCGATCCCTATAAGGACACCGCCGGCCCGGCGGTGAACCCGATGATCAAGATCACCAACATCGTGGCGCTGCTACTGCTCGCCGCGCTGGCCGGGCACGTCGCGGGCTGA